The sequence GGGCGTCGGCCTGCCCGGCCGTCACCCGGCTGCGCCGCGGCTGGAAACTCCGGATCCGCCGCTCGAAGTGCGACCCGGCGGGATCGGCCTTGGGCCCGTCCGGAAACCGCGGCTCCCCTTTGGCCCGGGTGTGCCGGATGGACACACCGGATGCGTGGGGGCCGACCGGGGCGGGGGCTGCGGGGGAGTTCAGGAAGTCAGACACAGTGCTACCGATTTTACGGCGCCCCGGACAGCACCTCCGGCGGCCGGGTTCCCTGGACAACACCTCCGCCCGCCGGGTTCCTCGGCTGTCCTGTTCCCTGGCCGTCGGCCGACGGGACTCTCGGTCGCCCCGGCTCCCAGGTGATGGGACTTTCTGCCGACCGGAATTTCAGCCGGTCGAGCCGAGCAGAGCGAGCACGCGGTGTCCGATCTCTCTGCCGATCGGCAGCGAAGCCGTGGCCGCCGGGGACGGCGCGTTCAGCACATGCACGGCCCTGCTGCCCTCCCGGATCAGGAAGTCGTCCACCAGCGTCCCGTCCCGCAGCACGGCCTGCGCCCGCACCCCGGCGGGGGCCGGCACGAGATCCCCGGACTCCACCCCGGGCAACAGCCTGCGCACGGCCTCCAGGAACGCCCCCTTGGACACCGAGCGCCGCAGCTCACCCGCTCCGTACCGCCAGTGCCGCCGGGCGATCGCCCACGACCCCGGCCATGCCACGGTCCCGGCCAGCTCGCGGGGCCGTACGACCCCCCAGCCGTACCCCTCCCGGGCCAGGGCCGGCACCGCGTTCGGCCCGATGTGCACGCCGCCGTCGATACCCCGGGTCAGATGCACCCCGAGGAACGGGAACGCCGGATCCGGCACCGGATACACCAGCCCGCGCACCAGCTCCGGCCGCGCCAGCTCGTAGTACTCCCCGCGGAACGGCACGATCCGCACCCCGGGCTCGTCCCCGGTCAGCCGCGCGACCTCGTCGCAGTACAGCCCGGCGCAGTTCACCAGCACGCGCGCCCTGACGACCTCCCCGCCCGAGGTCAGGACCGCGACACCGCGCTCCGGGCGCCGGTCCACCCGGACGACCCGCGCCCCGTACCGGATCTCGGCCCCCGAGGCCTGCGCGAGCTGCCGGGCGACTGCCACGTAGTCGCACACGCCCGTCGTGCCGACATGTATGGCGGCGAGCCCGCGGACCTCCGGCTCGTACTCGGTGATCTGCGCGGGGCCCAGCTCGCGGACCGGGATCCCGTTCTCCCGCCCGCGCTGCACGAGCGCGTGCAGCCGGGGCAGCTCCTCGCGCTCGGTGGCGACGATCAGCTTGCCGGTGACGGCGTGCGCGATGCCGTACTCGGCGCAGAACTTCACCATCTCGGCCGCGCCCCGCACCGCGTACCGCGCCTTGAGCGAGCCCGGGCGGTAGTAGATCCCGCTGTGGATCACCCCGCTGTTGCGCCCCGTCTGGTGCCGGGCCGGTCCCGGCTCCTTCTCCAGCACCGTGACGCGCGTACCCGGCGCGGCCCGCGTGATCGCATACGCCGTCGACAGCCCGACGA comes from Streptomyces sp. FXJ1.172 and encodes:
- the lhgO gene encoding L-2-hydroxyglutarate oxidase translates to MVQVPVGAYDCDVLVVGGGIVGLSTAYAITRAAPGTRVTVLEKEPGPARHQTGRNSGVIHSGIYYRPGSLKARYAVRGAAEMVKFCAEYGIAHAVTGKLIVATEREELPRLHALVQRGRENGIPVRELGPAQITEYEPEVRGLAAIHVGTTGVCDYVAVARQLAQASGAEIRYGARVVRVDRRPERGVAVLTSGGEVVRARVLVNCAGLYCDEVARLTGDEPGVRIVPFRGEYYELARPELVRGLVYPVPDPAFPFLGVHLTRGIDGGVHIGPNAVPALAREGYGWGVVRPRELAGTVAWPGSWAIARRHWRYGAGELRRSVSKGAFLEAVRRLLPGVESGDLVPAPAGVRAQAVLRDGTLVDDFLIREGSRAVHVLNAPSPAATASLPIGREIGHRVLALLGSTG